The following nucleotide sequence is from Drosophila kikkawai strain 14028-0561.14 chromosome 2L, DkikHiC1v2, whole genome shotgun sequence.
GTAAGGACATTCTCCTGCATAAACGCCTTGAACTTGCTCTCATCTTGCTTGGGTCGCGTCATGGTGGCAGTCCTTGGATTTGCTTAGGACCTGGACAACCCTGGGTCCTGCTGGAAACCCTCCTCACGCAGTCAATACTTCCGCCCAAGGCGATCTTGTTCTAGGGGTTTAAGAAGCTTCAGAAATCTCCGTTCAGGAAAGTTTCCTAAAAACAAAGAtgaaaaatttgttatttagtaaaagtaaagcttaaacattattttccaCTTAAAGAGTACCTAGAATTAGCAAATATTCtctatacaaattaaataggGAATTCAAGTTCCACTAAAAACTGGTTCCACACTGCTGCTGGACAGATGTTTTCAAGGGGTTAAGGCAACAGCGCTTCCTCCTCACGGGGCGAACATCGATCGACGACTGAGCTTTCGCACTGCGCAGATATTACAACCCCCGAAACGGGGGAATTCACGCAGCTGGGCTTTTGTGATGTGTGTGCGCCTCCTCATCCCTGGCCGCTGAAGAGCGGGGTGTTACTTTCGACGCGAGCCCGGACGGATGTTGTTCAATGCTGGATTtatatttgcattattttgGAAATGCCTTTCGAGGGCGGAGGGCGGAAGGAAGTGGTGCAATGCCAGCAATTcaagcaaataaatacaaaaaacattgCCCAGCAATTAAGAAGTTAGCGCTTGTTGTTTAGCACTCATTTAACACCGACACTGCAAACCCATTATGCACAAATGCTGTGAAAACAACAGGCAGCAGCGCATTCCTAGAAAAATGCAGCTCAATTAATCGAAGCTGGGGAACGTgtcaaacaaattaatttacataaacgttcaattaatgaaaactaatTCCCTTCCTCTCGATGGCGGTGCAAGGGCAATATGCCAGCGACGGTGATCTGTGCGATCCGATAGTGTCCGATACGGACTTCACAGACTGACCCACATTCTGAGCACTCGCCGTCGCATGGTCATCGCAATATCCTCTCAATTGGCATTTGTGACTCGCCATTCGGGATTAATCAAGAAAATGTTCACACTTCGGCACAGTTTAGCCAGTTGTAAGGCAATTGAGGAGGAGACAAAGAACCACTGAGATCACCGCGAACAGGGTTGGGGTGACTAAACAAGTGGCTGAGATCTCTTAGTTAGATTAAGTGGATTAAGGGTCTTGAGAGTAGTTTACACTAAAAGGGGGATTAAAGATTATTTAACTGAgactttgaatatttttattaacttgAAGACCTATTTGGTATTAAGCAGAATTCTTAAACAAGTTTGTAGTTTACtagatattttttagaaattttaaattagtcTTCCTATGGAAGTTCCCCTGTAAATCCAACAATGATATCACTGATCACAATTCCCTGTGTGCTGCACGCCTTTTGGTATGATAATGTCGTTATGTGTTCGCGGTGGGGCACTTGTGGTTCACCTAATTGATGTAACTACAGAGCAGAGCAGACCTGCAATTGAGCCGCCGACTGCGTCGATTCTGAGTGGATGATTGGCATGTGCCCAGGTCGGGGGATGGGTATTACTTGGGGCAGGTTCCCATTGACATAAACACCTTTAGAGCACCCTAAATTGCTTTTAGTCCAAGCAATGGGACATGTACCATAAAAAATGTGCCATACTAAACTAGACGTTTGTCTGAATAGTTCAATTGGTGAACTTAGGCTTGCACTTGTGCTTCAGAAGGTAGAAGTAGTTTAATTATAGAtaagaaatcaatttaattaatctaGCGGAACTCAAGTATTTTGCTCGAGCACCAGTCTGAGACTAgcaacttatttatttatttactggGCCTCGCTAGACgttatttattcatattttttcattGTGAACTTGGCCGTGAATGAAATTGTTTACAGATATTCGTAGGCAGATGTAAATTTTTGAGTAATTTGTCGCAgttgcatttaaaattcaattgctGCGGAAGTTTCATTGATCAATGGGCGTTTTCCATCACTCAAGTTCATTGACAAAAGGATTGGTTTCACACTAAGCGGAAGTCGATGAAACAGTCATCTCAATTGGGGGGAAATGTAATACCCACCGGAGTGATCGTGAACTTGATCTTGTTGTCTTCATTAGCGTGGCTCTAAAACACGAAGCACTAATTGATTCATGAATCGTAAACTAGGAAAGGGAGGGAACGGTTCCCGGAAAGGTTTCCATTTCCAAAATATTCTATGGAAATATTTAGTCTCTTGTGCATTTTTGATTGGCAGACAGTTTACATGACTGCAAATGCCGGACAAGTTTATTATTGTTGATAGTcaaacacaaatatatatatgtcccGAGATGCATACTAATTAATGCGCTGTACTTTGGCTTATATAACGCACGGGTACTATAACTACCCAGCTAATTAATGCAATGCAAACTGAATCCAGACCCATGTTCGAGTTGCAAATTCATTGTCAATGCAAATTGATTTGCATTTCGAGGGGATGGCTGCCAGGGGAGGCCGCTGACCCACCCACTTGTCTTTGATGTGAGGAAATTCATTAGAAAAGCGTCTAAGGAGAACCAGTTTAATCCGAACTGAACACAGCCTAACTGAAAGGCTTTACAAtgtttgtaaaataaaaacaattaacacCATTTATTGGCTACTCGTAAAACCTTATgttattaattgcattttccatTAAAAGCCCTgaaattttttacaaataaagTTTAGAGGAGAAGAAATATAataggtatttattttgatagtACTAAGGAATATATTGAGACTGATAGAAACTGCAACTCTtcatttgcaaaaaaaatatattaaatatgtagctcagtttttatttatttttaaaggttaatAAGTGCATGTACTACGTTTTATATACACAATATAGAAAAATACACCTTGTAGGTATATATATGACTAAATAATCTAGACTCGTCCGATGGCCACAATCTATAGACTGGCTGTCTGACTATCTCGAAACGGTAGCGCAGCTTTTCCATCAAGTTTCGCCTTATCTGTTGAGAATCACTCTGGTTCCGCAAAAATGAAACCGATTTAAACACGCGACTAGCACGcagattaaatatttttaaatattaagataAAACTGACTCATTCTCGATTCGAAGTTCCAATTTGGAACAGTATTAATATTGTCTGTTCACGCGTCCATCATATAAGACGATTTTATTGGGGTGAGAAATAAGGAAAGTTCTCAGAAATCAACAAATATTTGATTAGCTTATCTCGCCAGAGATTATATTATTTGcaatactttatatatattatctctcatttttgcattattgtGGCGCAAGAAGAGAGATAAAACTATTTTGGTGCATAGcgcaaataaaatgcattgtgcgctaaaaataaaaaaaattaaaaaagaaagcaaactGTCTGACACGCCCCCGTCTATGCAGAGGCTGGTAGGCGGTTCTATCAAGGTCAGTGGGGCGGCTGTAGTTCAGAATCTTATCAGTCCGATTAATCAGAAATTATTCACGCTTCTCTCGTGTGCCTCTAAGGAAGAGTAAATCGATGCAAAGTCATTGagaaagtaaataaaagtttACTGCCTATGATAAattccttttaaatatataactaaaattaatagtattattttctatattttctaaaattattcATGAAATTTTATAAGTAAAAATGCATTACATGAtaggttttaaaattatttccataAAGCGAGTACATTCTGACATTATATTTAGATATAAACTGTTTATACCCAGCTGgcataattatttatagacttaataaactatttaacAAATAAGTTTTCCTATCATATGCTATGGCTCTTTACCAATTGTTAGCTCTTAGTTTAATACTATTTGTTAgctttagataaataaataaaaataaataaagttttcctATCATACAATTACTTTATCAAACTATCAACAGAAGTCATCCAATATAACTAAAAGTTGCAccttaaatttgatttattgattTGTTAATTGTATTTCTAAAAgtttaacaatatattttctattgaCTTTTAAAcgtgtaaatattttacgaGTCACTCATGTCCTGTCTTAACTTTTTTTATGATCTGTTATAGATTAATTGTAGAAAAAACAGCTGCAGCTTTCGACcggcaaaataaaaaacttaccCACTTCCAATGAGATATTCtcttgaaaacaaaaacaaagaattgAAATTATATAACAAGGGTATAAGAGTCCTCAAAAGGATTTCACAAGGtgtttttaactattttcaaCTGATAATCACAGCACAGAATGCATACAACCAGGTTTACATAGTCTTTTTCGATAGCATTTAATTGTTTCTTGCAACACTTATGTACTTTAATGGTCTTCATCTGCTTTGCAGTTCTGCGAGCACTTACAATCAAAAGCATTCACATTTGCCTCAGGTCGGGCATTAATTTTGAAACGTATTTATGCGAACCCTTCAGGCACGGGCCCAAGAACGTTGGGGGAGGATCGGCTTCGGGATTGGTATTGGGATCGGTAGCGCGGCGTTATTGCGACTGACTGATCTGTCTCAGCTATTCCGATGCCGATCTGGTCGGGTCTGTTCTGCTGGCAGCGGCAGTAGAACCTTTCTCGTCGGTTTGTAAAACAGTACTAGTAGCTAAATCGAATTCAAATTCGAAATATAGCCAGCTACCGCGCAAAATGCTCCCTGGCTGCGGCGTCGGCGTCGGCGTCCGTCTCTGCGGGtgtgcagtgtgtgtgtgtgtatgtgagtgtgtttgtttcaTTCATCAAaagccgctgctgctggcgacTGCGCTGCTCTCGCGACTGCGAGCATCTCACGTAACGCATACGCAGCGTAGGCCGCGTAATTTGCCGCGCCTTGTTTCGCCTTCCTTTACTACGAAGAGTGCAGTGCAGTGAAAGGAACTCATTACGGCCGAGTCCTGGCAGGTTCTTGGCATCCACTTTCACTCTCGATTGCTTCCTTTTCATTAGGCGCTGCATTGAAGCCACACCGCACCGCCTTGATCATCATCCTCGCATTGTTGCTAATGCCAATCAGGGGTTTCCAAGGCTATTCCTCCTCGCGCTGTACAAAAGGAAAGCGAGTTTCTGGTTAGATCTGGTTTATTACGACACCGCCGGATAAGTGGGTCAAGTTTGCACATTACTCAATCCCAGCGGCGATTACGTCCCATAATGCCAAAGATCGCGACAAAAACACCCCGAAAAGTAGCCCAAACAATGGCCATAACCATTGTGCTACTTGAACTTGATTGAGAGTGCCCCGGCATACACAAAGGCCTGGATTCTGAGGCAAGAAAGTGGGATGGATCCAGGCCTAAGCTCGGCGAAAGAATGCTAGTTGGGCATTTCCGGTTTCGTATTCGTAACATAATAAATATCAGCAGCAgaaataaagtaataaaaatcaGCACAGCTGCAGCTGCCTTTGATCCGCTTCAATTCGATTTGCCTTGGGGGCCGGGGCCAGTTCCATGCTGGTGGGAAATGagtgtgtgctgtgtgctCTAGCTGCGGAAGAGCAGGCCGGAGGATGGGATGCGGCTAAGTGGCTCCCAGTTGACAGTGCTTGGCGTAGTCCCTAAACCTAAACCGTGGTCGGCAGCGGCCGTGTATGCGCTGCCCCCTTTCTCATCCGAAGAGGtgagcacacacacattcggACCGGAACTGTCGATCTTCATTTTTGACACTGGACACAACACCACGCACACATGAACACAGGCTGGAAATTGCACATGTTGCCATGTTGTGGtgtataaataagtaaataattagATAGCTATTCGGCCGTCCATCCGTCCGTGTTGGTGGTTGGACCCAAGTTAATTCGGAAAGTGATTCGTAATGAGGATGAGCCTTTGGAGGGGGGCTTAAGAAGCGATCAAGTTGGAACCAGATTGAAATCTTGATTTTGAATATCAAAACAATGGCATTAATGTGCAGATTATggataattatattaaaatcttatCATTTCAGCTGcataaaatacacaatatacACTCAATTGCTTATTTATGTGAAGTAATCAAAGCATTGTGGTTTACTGTTGAAGTCGCCTATTTCTATAACATGTAACCAAGCTGCACTTATTTTACGGATCCTATCTAAGAATATAAGAATTTATGTACGATTTTATGTATAAGAAAACTTGAACTGAGAAAATACAATAACATTTTGATAGGAATACAGATTAATACGAAAGTAAATTTGCTCCACAAATGatacattatttttaactGTTGTTTAATCGGCAAAGAATTTAttcaaaacagaaaacaattaGAAGTAAGACAAATTCAATTGTAATTCCTGGAGTTTGTTAATGCAAACATCTGGCTTTTGAGAAGGTTTTCACACTCATCCCttcataaaaaaaacccaagTATTCAAGGTGTTCCAACTTTCCCAAAGAAAACATTCAAATTGTACTTGTGTTTTAACTATTTGGGTGCCAGACCTTAGAAATTTGTTGTTAATTGCTTATGAACTTTGGTAATTATTCCCAACTTAACAGAATGAATCATAATGAATCATACCAGGACAGCCTGTGAATGCATAAACGTTGATTTGGTTTGATTTTCggataaaatttatattgaatTAGTCGTGTGGAGAAAGTATAACCATGTAAAAGTAGGCCTTGAGTGATATTAACCGGTAAAGTGCATACTTACTGTTATTAATATTGCTGTATAAATATAACTTTGTGTTTAGGGGGCTCTGATGAACATTATTACTTTATTAATAACCctgcaataataaaaaattagtaAGTTGAACGGTTTAAAAGACAAAATAACTTACCTAACGCTCCAGAAAACTTCACCTTGGACTTCCATGGTAGATTTCCAGCCCCTCAAGTCCTTATCCCCCCAAAACCAACAGTTGAAAACGCTTTAGTTTGATCGATTTCGGGAAAACTTTGAGCAATCAACGCCTCAAGCCTCGCCTCatatattaaacatatttattttaagtgtaAACATATTTGTATTGATTAAGAATTTCAAGATCACAAATCAGATTTCAATTAAGCTTAGTAAAAGTGAACGAATTCTTTCTCCTTTCGCTTCCGCTTCCGTTTCGAAATGGCAACATAAGACGACGTGTGGCAAGGGGCCGAGGAGTCATCTGTCCTGGCAGCCGCGCCTCTGGGTATTTAAAAAGTGCGTGTGATGAAATGGCAAACTTAGTTTTTAGCTCTAAATGCTACAGCTACAGTAAAAGTATAGGTAGAAAAGGATTTGCGGCAGACACGTAGTAAAATGATAAGGTATACAGTGTGCTCTCGACgcgaagatgatgatgatgctttGCGCAACAGTTGGTTCCGCACAACAACCACCACCGCCGCAGCACCATCGTGGCAGCTGCCGGACGAGCATGCGAATGGTAGGGTTAGGGGGGCACGAGGGGTAGCTAGGTAGGTGTGTGTATctgctgcagttgttgttTTGATCCGCCTCGAAGCCTACTCCTCGGTCTTGGGCCGCCTAAACAGGAGGATGTGCGGCTCCGGCTTGTGGATCATGTAGTGGATCCATCCGCGCGACTGCTGCACACCGATCGAGCGCCACTCGGCCTCGGTCATCAGATGTGTCTTGGGCACCATTTTCACCAGCTCCTTGGGCAGCACCACATGTCTGCGGGATTTACAGTTTCAGCCTTTgggttactctctctctctgcggCGCGCGCACTCACCTGTACTCGTACTGCTCGTCGTAGTATTTGTCGGAGTAGTAAATGTCCTTGCTCATCTTTCTGGTTGTGTGGATTTCCTTCTGGGACTATCGGAATGCGGCGGAATGTGTGCGAAAACTCGGCGTCTGTTTTTTGCGTGGGGGAAAGCGTCTTCCTTGATCACCTCGCTCTCGAGTCCAGCTGCTTCCTCTCTAAGGATTTATAACACAACGCGAAACAGCGCTTATTTGGCTTCGGCTTCAGTGGCTTTTATCACAATTTGGTTCTATAGGCATCTACAAATAaacgtttttaatttaatttaaaagcaaaaaagtgACGCGGTCCGAAGTAGTGAAAAAGTGTGGCCAGGTGAAATTCGGCTAAGCGGTTAATTTCATGTCAAATGTAACAAACGGTGTCAAATGTAGCAATGGGGGTAGAAGGTATGTAAAACGGGGTCGAATACCGAATCGGTAAGTAAAATGGTGTAAAATTAGTGTGGCCAGATGTCTTTCTCTCAGAAATCTCAAATGGTTTAAATTTCcactgacgatctggtacttttggtcgctcatTAACGGCAAGTCTGGTATCACTGgtgcgttgccagacttttcggtcaTTGGCggttatatttcaaataaatataaaatgtagctgcaatttaaaaataggatacaatctaaaaaaaaaaaacaacttatACCCTTGAAGGGTAttgtaattttagtcagaataatatatattgttgaTCAGAATCAACAGCCAAGCCAAATCGAAATAGTTATAAAAAGGCTataaaaattgtcaaaaactccagacaaaattaaattttcttcattCTTGTACCTTCTAATTCTTGCCCTAATATgtaaaccttataaaaacaaacagaaaacctttccgaattgaatttgacgAATAAGCATTGGGTCCACTGATCCACTGGAACACAATAAGGGTATACAAACCATTAAACTGTagtattttcataaaaaaaaccgTAGCTATTAGAAACCCCACCTAAGAGCGTACAAAAGCAAATCGCTAAACACTTGACCACTTGGCCTGCTTCCCACACAAACTAATCGCCGGCGCCAAGCATAAATATGCGCTTCAAATGGTCTGACCCCTCCTGACCAGCCCTCTGCCACGCCCCATTCTGTCTGCGTGAAAGGAAGGTCCTAAAAGGCTGCCTGCACACACATAAATTCACCCAAAATGCTCACCACGaaaggcggaggcggaggcgtTGGCTCTCAGCCCGTGCGAAATCTTACATAAATTTCGCGGTGCGGACAAGCCGAAAAGGAGTGCATACCGCGAGAAAGGAAAACGAAGAGGATGAAAGGATTGCAATGTATTTGTTTAACTCTGGGGAACTCTTAAGTGTTGCGCTCGTAATACTGGGACGGGATGAAGACCCAGTTCTTGGCCAAGTCGTTGATGGCCTCCTGCAACAGCCGTGACAGGATTTCCATGATGTTGCTACAGGTAAAATGGGTATTAATATTAAGTAGttacaaataataatcatCATACTTCCGATCGACCTCCGTGACCGGTTCCCCTGGCACATCTTCATCAGGATTCACCACCTGCTCGTAGGTCTTCACCGTCCTCTGCCGCTTCCGCTCCTGATTGATGCGCATAAACTTGGACTTGCTGAGGTACTTCCAGAACAGCTTCTCGAAGATGGTGATTCGCTGGTCAATGGCCATGCTCAGGTCTATGATCTCGTTGGAGCAGAGTCGGTTTTTGGACATCAGCCGGCGGATAAGCTCCCTGCGTTCCGCCTCAGCACGCTGCTCCGCAGTCGACGGCGGCTTTGGTGGCCCAACTCCTGCTTCATCGGCTTCATCTGCTTCAACTCCTGGTCCAAACTGGGCACAGGGAGAAGGTCCTGCTGTGGGATCGATCGTATCGCCTGGCTCTACGTCCTCGGATGTGTCCGAAGCGGGCTTAATGGTGGTGCGGATGTTTAGCTGCAGGTAGACGTGCTCCAAGTAGCTCTCCTCTTTCCATTTGGGGTCGTCGATCGATTCGATCTCTGACAGCTCCTGTTTGGCGATCACGGTGGCGCGGTCAAGGATGCGGTGCACCTCTAGCACGATGGGAATGCGCCGAAAGTGCACCAGACGCTCGAGCAGCGTCACCGAGATCACGCACAGCTTCGAGTGGTGGCTCTTGAGGCGGAAGATGGGCGGATTGAAGACCACCGAGAAGAACTCATTGATAATGTAGCTGTTAGGGGAAAGAgtgtaaaagaaaattaattatttatataaataaaccttTACTACATTCTAACTTCTTTTAAATTACCTCTGCCAGCGAAACTCCAGGCACTTCTGACTGTAGTTGTGGACATTGACCAGCTGCGTCCGCTCCTCCCGCAGCCCGGCCTCGACATTCACGCGGTTGGGATAGATGACATACATGAAGTCGTTGCACTCGCGATCCTTCAGGGGCATATCGGTCTCCTCATTGCTGTCGGTCATCACGCCACGAGCTTTAATCTTGTAGCGGGCCTTGGAGTTGTTGTAGGTCAGGAAGACCTCAGCCTGGGGagaaatatttgatatttgaTTTGTGATagagatatataaatatgattaTACCTCATTCTCGTAGTCCAGGGGCCGATAGTCCACCAGCAGGGGCCACACACTCTGTCGCGGCACTGTGAGATTCATGTTGAGCAGCTTCAGGCCCCGGTCCCTCGATGAAAACGAGAAGGACAGATGCGACATGGTAATGTTCTGCACCCAAATGGGCTGGGTGGTGTGATAGAAGTTTTTTATGTTCACAGGCAAGAGCTCTGTGGTGAGCAGGCACTTTTCTGGATGAAAGTCGGAAATCTCCAGGTGAAAGTGCCACAGGAACTTGCGCTTGTCGTCGgtgctaaaaaaaagaaaaatacgaCTCTTATTATACCCAAATCTATCCTTAATGCTAAAATACATTCCAAGTACCCGTGTCATAGTATCTTTTGCCTTTTTCGTTACTAAAGAACTTACTTAACTTCGTAGGTGAGCAGATGTTCGCCGTACAGGAAGAAGTAGGCCGTGGTAGTCAGGGCCACCACTTCGTCGGGCTTGATGACCATTATCTCCTGGTTAATGTGGAGCAGCCTGCGGTGTGGACAGTTGAAGAGGTGTCGATACTGGTTGAAGCCAACCTGTGTCCTTAGCGGCTGACATTGGCAGTTCTGGATTCGCTTCAGGGTCAGGGTGGTCTCGGTGGACGCGAGGTTACGAAGCCAGAACACGACCTTCAGGGGTTGACTGTGGATCTGACGGATGGGTATCACAATGGTGTGCTCGTGTTCGGCGCGATTCGAGCGCAACTTCTT
It contains:
- the Cks30A gene encoding cyclin-dependent kinases regulatory subunit; translation: MSKDIYYSDKYYDEQYEYRHVVLPKELVKMVPKTHLMTEAEWRSIGVQQSRGWIHYMIHKPEPHILLFRRPKTEE
- the LOC108082252 gene encoding uncharacterized protein isoform X2, producing MRGRTQAKSHLQKINGRESNHYPAADPEDLLLGELRHNGLSLNKKLRSNRAEHEHTIVIPIRQIHSQPLKVVFWLRNLASTETTLTLKRIQNCQCQPLRTQVGFNQYRHLFNCPHRRLLHINQEIMVIKPDEVVALTTTAYFFLYGEHLLTYEVNTDDKRKFLWHFHLEISDFHPEKCLLTTELLPVNIKNFYHTTQPIWVQNITMSHLSFSFSSRDRGLKLLNMNLTVPRQSVWPLLVDYRPLDYENEAEVFLTYNNSKARYKIKARGVMTDSNEETDMPLKDRECNDFMYVIYPNRVNVEAGLREERTQLVNVHNYSQKCLEFRWQSYIINEFFSVVFNPPIFRLKSHHSKLCVISVTLLERLVHFRRIPIVLEVHRILDRATVIAKQELSEIESIDDPKWKEESYLEHVYLQLNIRTTIKPASDTSEDVEPGDTIDPTAGPSPCAQFGPGVEADEADEAGVGPPKPPSTAEQRAEAERRELIRRLMSKNRLCSNEIIDLSMAIDQRITIFEKLFWKYLSKSKFMRINQERKRQRTVKTYEQVVNPDEDVPGEPVTEVDRNNIMEILSRLLQEAINDLAKNWVFIPSQYYERNT
- the LOC108082252 gene encoding uncharacterized protein isoform X1; the protein is MSEVPTVPSKPPLPCGGELKPNPIYKKLMVENLTIIRPPILKIYYWESFGITGLNKKLRSNRAEHEHTIVIPIRQIHSQPLKVVFWLRNLASTETTLTLKRIQNCQCQPLRTQVGFNQYRHLFNCPHRRLLHINQEIMVIKPDEVVALTTTAYFFLYGEHLLTYEVNTDDKRKFLWHFHLEISDFHPEKCLLTTELLPVNIKNFYHTTQPIWVQNITMSHLSFSFSSRDRGLKLLNMNLTVPRQSVWPLLVDYRPLDYENEAEVFLTYNNSKARYKIKARGVMTDSNEETDMPLKDRECNDFMYVIYPNRVNVEAGLREERTQLVNVHNYSQKCLEFRWQSYIINEFFSVVFNPPIFRLKSHHSKLCVISVTLLERLVHFRRIPIVLEVHRILDRATVIAKQELSEIESIDDPKWKEESYLEHVYLQLNIRTTIKPASDTSEDVEPGDTIDPTAGPSPCAQFGPGVEADEADEAGVGPPKPPSTAEQRAEAERRELIRRLMSKNRLCSNEIIDLSMAIDQRITIFEKLFWKYLSKSKFMRINQERKRQRTVKTYEQVVNPDEDVPGEPVTEVDRNNIMEILSRLLQEAINDLAKNWVFIPSQYYERNT